From the genome of Erythrobacter litoralis, one region includes:
- a CDS encoding 2-oxo acid dehydrogenase subunit E2 produces MAIEIKMPALSPTMEEGTLAKWLVKEGDHIGPGDIMAEIETDKATMEFEAVEEGTLAKIAIPEGTENVKVGTIIAMLAEEGEEAGDIAVPDESAAPAPTPQPAPSPAPAPKPPESSTPSPSPAPAAKDGPAASPTARKLAEANGIDLSQIEGTGPKGKITKGDVEAAMGGGGAASVTGANTPDPEASASPAPAVSSDRIIASPLARRMAEQQGIDLAHVKGTGPNGRIVKADIESFDGSAAPAPAPAETADAPAAPAPKDVPDHGAPFEEEKLSNVRKVIARRLTESKQTVPHYYLTIDIRLDPLLDLRKQLNASLEPDGIKLSVNDLLIKALARALMRVPQCNVSYHGDTMRRYSRADISVAVAAPSGLITPVITHADTKGLAQISSEMKELAGKAREGKLMPHEYQGGTASLSNLGMHGIKQFDAVINPPQGMILAVGSGQQQPYVIDGEIKPATVLHASGSFDHRAIDGADGAQLMEAIKSLVENPMGLLV; encoded by the coding sequence ATGGCGATTGAAATCAAGATGCCGGCCCTTTCCCCGACGATGGAAGAGGGCACGCTCGCCAAGTGGCTGGTGAAGGAGGGCGATCATATCGGCCCCGGCGACATCATGGCCGAAATCGAGACCGACAAGGCGACGATGGAATTCGAAGCCGTCGAGGAAGGCACGCTCGCCAAAATCGCGATTCCCGAAGGCACAGAGAACGTGAAGGTCGGCACGATCATCGCCATGCTCGCCGAGGAAGGCGAGGAGGCGGGCGATATCGCCGTGCCTGACGAGAGTGCCGCCCCGGCACCCACGCCGCAGCCAGCCCCATCGCCCGCCCCCGCGCCCAAGCCGCCGGAAAGCAGCACGCCTTCGCCCAGTCCTGCACCGGCCGCAAAGGATGGTCCCGCCGCTTCTCCCACCGCAAGGAAGCTTGCCGAGGCGAACGGGATCGACCTCTCCCAGATCGAAGGCACGGGCCCCAAGGGCAAGATCACCAAGGGCGACGTCGAAGCCGCGATGGGCGGCGGCGGCGCGGCATCCGTGACGGGCGCGAATACACCCGATCCCGAAGCTTCTGCGTCACCTGCCCCCGCAGTGTCGAGTGACCGCATCATCGCTTCGCCGCTGGCCCGGCGCATGGCCGAGCAGCAGGGGATCGACCTTGCTCACGTTAAGGGCACCGGCCCCAATGGCCGCATCGTCAAGGCCGATATAGAGAGCTTCGACGGCTCCGCCGCTCCGGCGCCCGCACCGGCCGAGACAGCCGACGCACCAGCAGCGCCCGCGCCAAAGGACGTGCCCGATCACGGCGCGCCGTTCGAGGAGGAAAAGCTCTCCAATGTCCGCAAGGTCATCGCTCGCCGCCTGACCGAGAGCAAGCAGACCGTCCCGCATTACTATCTCACCATCGATATCCGGCTCGACCCCCTGCTCGACCTGCGCAAGCAATTGAACGCGAGCCTCGAGCCTGACGGGATCAAGCTGTCGGTCAACGACCTTCTCATCAAGGCGCTCGCCCGTGCGCTCATGCGGGTGCCGCAGTGCAATGTCAGCTATCACGGCGATACGATGCGCCGTTATTCCCGAGCCGACATCTCCGTCGCCGTCGCAGCGCCCTCGGGCCTGATCACGCCCGTCATCACCCATGCCGACACCAAGGGCCTCGCGCAGATCTCAAGCGAGATGAAGGAGCTTGCCGGAAAAGCGCGCGAGGGCAAGCTGATGCCGCACGAATATCAGGGCGGCACGGCGAGCCTGTCGAATCTCGGCATGCACGGAATCAAGCAGTTCGACGCGGTGATCAATCCGCCGCAGGGCATGATCCTCGCGGTCGGATCGGGGCAGCAGCAGCCTTATGTCATCGACGGCGAAATCAAGCCCGCGACCGTGCTCCATGCCAGCGGCAGCTTCGATCACCGCGCGATCGACGGCGCGGACGGCGCGCAGCTGATGGAGGCGATCAAGAGCCTCGTCGAGAACCCGATGGGGCTGTTGGTTTGA
- a CDS encoding lytic murein transglycosylase yields MIFRILTPAILAVTLLLSGPATPLRAQVEAVDNVDFDTYVGQLAARARAEGVSEATVRRMTAGLSPDPRVIRLDRGQPGSPTRSGYPALAPYIDKHVNPVRINGGRDVYRQHSSALRRIERDFGVPPQIIVAIFGHETSYGRITGGFDLARSLATLAWEGRRRELFADEFIALLKVADRGFARNEMTGSWAGAMGYPQFLPSVYQRLAVDGDGDGRANIFGNRIDTFASIANYFRDAGWRSGQPWGVRASVPGGFDVDAYRTKLEAPVCPRVHERHSRWMSVDEWRALGVVPQRPLPGDMLVSLFQPDGPGTPAWLLTGNYRVILEYNCSNYYAMSVGLLADEIVN; encoded by the coding sequence ATGATCTTTCGCATCCTCACCCCAGCCATTCTCGCCGTGACGCTTCTGCTTTCCGGTCCCGCCACACCGCTTCGCGCGCAGGTCGAAGCCGTCGATAACGTGGATTTCGACACCTATGTCGGCCAACTCGCCGCACGCGCCCGTGCAGAGGGAGTGAGCGAGGCGACGGTGCGCCGCATGACCGCAGGGCTTTCGCCCGATCCGCGGGTCATCCGGCTTGACCGGGGCCAACCAGGCAGTCCCACGCGCAGCGGCTACCCCGCGCTCGCACCTTATATCGACAAGCACGTGAATCCTGTCCGGATCAATGGCGGGCGCGACGTCTATCGCCAGCACAGTTCAGCGCTGCGCCGGATCGAACGGGATTTCGGTGTCCCGCCGCAGATCATCGTCGCGATCTTCGGACACGAGACGAGCTATGGCCGGATCACGGGCGGGTTCGACCTCGCCCGAAGCCTCGCGACGCTCGCCTGGGAAGGGCGCAGACGAGAGCTCTTCGCCGACGAATTCATCGCTCTGCTCAAGGTGGCCGATCGCGGCTTCGCCCGAAACGAGATGACCGGAAGCTGGGCAGGGGCGATGGGCTATCCGCAATTCCTGCCTTCGGTCTATCAGAGACTTGCAGTCGACGGCGACGGGGATGGGCGGGCGAACATCTTCGGCAACCGCATCGACACCTTCGCCTCCATCGCGAATTATTTCCGCGATGCCGGATGGCGTTCCGGCCAGCCCTGGGGCGTGCGGGCGAGCGTTCCGGGAGGGTTCGACGTGGACGCCTATCGCACGAAGCTCGAAGCGCCCGTCTGCCCGCGCGTGCATGAACGGCACAGCCGCTGGATGAGTGTCGATGAATGGCGTGCGCTCGGCGTGGTCCCGCAGCGCCCGCTGCCCGGCGACATGCTCGTCTCGCTGTTCCAGCCCGACGGTCCCGGTACGCCGGCCTGGCTGCTGACCGGCAATTACCGGGTGATCCTAGAATACAATTGTTCGAACTATTACGCGATGAGCGTCGGCCTGCTCGCCGATGAGATCGTGAACTGA
- the lpdA gene encoding dihydrolipoyl dehydrogenase — protein sequence MAEPQYDLIVLGSGPGGYVAAIRAAQLGLKVAIVERENLGGICLNWGCIPTKAMLRSAEIYRYMQNAKEYGLAAKEIEADLEAIVKRSRGVAKQLNQGVAHLMKKNKITVHMGEGTMTGPTSLTVKSDKGEERLTAKHVILATGARARDLPFAPADGKRVWTYRHAMTPPEQPTRLLVIGSGAIGIEFASFYNDIGVDVTVVEMLDRIVPVEDADVSAFLEKALVKQGIKVMTGAGVEDLKVGAKGVTATIKDEAGKSAETEFSHVISAIGIQPNTENIGIEDLVEMERGFIQIDPLGRTGTKGLWAIGDCTPGPWLAHKASHEGVTAAEAIARELGNNEVHPHPLDRNAIPACTYCHPQVASVGLTEAQAREAGHEVKVGSFPFIGNGKAIALGEAEGFIKTVFDATTGELLGAHMVGAEVTELIQGYTVGKTLETTEEELMQTVFPHPTLSEMMHESVLDAYGRAIHF from the coding sequence ATGGCCGAACCACAATATGATCTGATCGTGCTCGGTTCCGGGCCCGGCGGCTATGTCGCCGCCATCCGTGCAGCGCAGCTCGGGCTGAAAGTCGCCATCGTCGAACGTGAAAATCTGGGCGGCATCTGCCTCAACTGGGGGTGCATACCGACCAAGGCCATGCTGCGTTCTGCCGAAATCTATCGCTACATGCAGAACGCGAAGGAATACGGTCTCGCCGCGAAGGAAATCGAGGCCGATCTCGAAGCGATCGTGAAACGCAGCCGGGGCGTGGCCAAGCAACTCAACCAGGGCGTTGCGCACCTGATGAAAAAGAACAAGATCACCGTCCACATGGGCGAGGGGACCATGACCGGGCCGACTTCGCTGACCGTGAAATCTGACAAGGGCGAGGAAAGGCTGACGGCGAAACATGTCATCCTCGCAACCGGTGCGCGTGCACGCGACCTGCCCTTCGCGCCCGCCGACGGCAAGCGCGTCTGGACCTATCGTCATGCCATGACCCCGCCCGAACAGCCGACCAGGCTGTTGGTTATCGGCTCGGGCGCGATCGGGATCGAGTTCGCCAGCTTCTACAACGATATCGGTGTCGATGTTACGGTCGTGGAAATGCTCGACCGCATCGTTCCGGTCGAAGATGCAGACGTCTCCGCCTTCCTCGAAAAGGCGCTGGTCAAGCAGGGTATCAAGGTGATGACCGGCGCAGGGGTCGAGGATCTGAAGGTCGGTGCGAAGGGTGTCACCGCCACGATCAAGGACGAGGCGGGCAAGAGCGCGGAAACCGAATTCAGCCACGTCATCAGCGCGATCGGCATTCAGCCCAACACCGAGAACATCGGGATCGAGGATCTCGTCGAAATGGAGCGCGGTTTCATCCAGATCGATCCGCTCGGCCGCACCGGGACCAAGGGACTGTGGGCGATAGGCGACTGCACACCAGGCCCGTGGCTGGCGCACAAGGCAAGCCACGAAGGCGTTACTGCCGCCGAGGCGATCGCGCGCGAGCTCGGCAACAACGAGGTGCATCCCCATCCGCTCGATCGCAACGCGATCCCCGCCTGCACCTATTGCCACCCGCAGGTCGCAAGCGTCGGGCTTACCGAAGCCCAGGCCAGGGAAGCGGGGCATGAGGTCAAGGTCGGCAGCTTCCCCTTCATCGGCAATGGCAAGGCGATCGCGCTGGGTGAGGCGGAAGGCTTCATCAAGACCGTCTTCGATGCCACGACCGGCGAATTGCTCGGCGCGCACATGGTCGGCGCGGAAGTGACCGAGCTGATCCAGGGCTACACAGTCGGAAAGACGCTCGAGACCACCGAGGAGGAACTGATGCAGACCGTCTTCCCGCACCCGACGCTTTCCGAGATGATGCATGAAAGCGTCCTCGACGCCTATGGCCGGGCGATACATTTCTGA
- a CDS encoding class I SAM-dependent methyltransferase: protein MGGESATEPLKGEDWAGDMGERWLANLDRFEAMIAPIGDALLTRGAYRAGERVIDVGPGGGATTRAIGRTVAPEGEALGIDISPDLVGEAARRAEAEGIANARFLCADAAEVTLGGRPYDRLFSRFGSMFFADPVPAFANLRSLLQPGARIDIAVWGPPRENLWMMEMMGVVRTHVEVPRAEPRAPGPFAFEDLDYLREVLTGAGFGGMDVDVYEGRQAIGGSDASPAEALEMVLSSMGVGRVVDEQDDPTREAIRADLMSLFEQRHVDGEGVLMAAKAWLVTAVA from the coding sequence ATGGGCGGCGAAAGCGCGACCGAACCGCTCAAGGGCGAGGATTGGGCGGGCGATATGGGCGAGCGCTGGCTCGCCAACCTTGACCGGTTCGAGGCGATGATCGCGCCGATCGGCGATGCCTTGCTCACGCGCGGTGCCTACCGTGCGGGCGAGCGGGTCATCGATGTCGGCCCGGGAGGCGGCGCGACGACGCGGGCGATCGGGCGGACCGTGGCGCCCGAGGGCGAGGCGCTCGGCATCGATATCTCGCCCGATCTTGTCGGCGAAGCTGCGCGCCGGGCCGAGGCGGAAGGCATCGCCAATGCCCGTTTCCTTTGCGCCGATGCGGCAGAGGTCACGCTCGGCGGGCGGCCTTATGATCGCCTGTTCTCGCGCTTCGGTTCGATGTTCTTCGCAGATCCCGTCCCCGCCTTCGCCAATCTGCGTTCGCTGCTGCAACCGGGCGCGCGGATCGACATCGCCGTATGGGGGCCGCCGCGCGAGAACCTCTGGATGATGGAGATGATGGGTGTCGTGCGCACGCATGTCGAAGTGCCCCGCGCCGAGCCGCGCGCGCCCGGCCCCTTCGCCTTCGAGGATCTCGACTATCTGCGCGAAGTCCTCACCGGCGCGGGGTTCGGCGGTATGGATGTCGATGTCTATGAAGGCAGGCAGGCAATCGGGGGCTCCGATGCCTCGCCCGCCGAAGCGCTTGAAATGGTTCTGTCCTCGATGGGCGTCGGTCGCGTAGTCGACGAACAGGACGACCCCACGCGCGAGGCGATCCGGGCCGATCTCATGTCCCTCTTCGAGCAGCGCCACGTGGATGGCGAGGGCGTGCTGATGGCGGCCAAGGCCTGGCTGGTCACCGCGGTCGCGTAA
- a CDS encoding MBL fold metallo-hydrolase, whose translation MKVILLGSGTSTGVPRVGGPDGAGDWGDCDPNEPRNRRTRVSVLIESDDGSRLLVDTSSDCRAQLLANRVDRIDCVFWTHDHADHCHGIDDLRVMRYGRGGPIPGYAAADTVRRLRQRFGYVFAGQDGYPTIVNLDTLDRLRIVAGFSVDWVQMEHGPGETTGYRFEADGKSIVYATDFSRITDHMVEAFDGADVLVCDCLRREPHPTHAHLGMAIELAERCKARRLVLSHLDKSMDYRSLCDEVPDHVIVGYDGLEVVA comes from the coding sequence GTGAAGGTGATACTGCTCGGCTCGGGCACGTCGACCGGTGTGCCGCGCGTCGGCGGGCCGGACGGCGCGGGCGACTGGGGTGACTGCGACCCGAACGAGCCGCGCAATCGCCGCACGCGCGTCTCGGTGCTGATCGAGAGCGACGACGGTTCACGGCTCCTGGTCGACACGTCGAGCGATTGCCGCGCGCAATTGCTCGCCAACCGGGTCGACCGGATCGATTGCGTGTTCTGGACCCACGACCATGCCGATCATTGCCATGGCATCGATGATCTGCGCGTCATGCGCTATGGTCGCGGCGGGCCGATCCCCGGCTATGCCGCAGCCGATACGGTGCGGCGGCTGCGCCAGCGGTTCGGCTATGTCTTCGCAGGGCAGGACGGCTATCCGACCATCGTCAATCTCGATACGCTGGACCGGCTCAGGATCGTCGCCGGCTTTTCCGTCGACTGGGTCCAGATGGAACATGGACCCGGTGAAACGACTGGCTATCGCTTCGAAGCCGATGGCAAGAGCATCGTCTATGCAACTGATTTCTCACGAATTACCGATCACATGGTTGAGGCCTTTGATGGCGCGGACGTTCTGGTGTGCGATTGCCTGCGTCGCGAACCGCATCCCACGCACGCACATCTCGGAATGGCGATCGAGCTTGCCGAGCGATGCAAGGCCAGACGGCTCGTGCTGAGCCACCTCGACAAGAGCATGGACTATCGCTCGTTGTGTGACGAGGTTCCTGATCACGTCATCGTCGGCTACGACGGGCTTGAGGTGGTGGCATGA
- the tmk gene encoding dTMP kinase: MTAARGRFIVFEGGEGTGKSTQARLLAEALEARGIAAEITREPGGTPGAEAIRGLLLAPPGEGWTREAEALLFAAARADHVARRIVPALEAGRWVICDRFIDSSRAYQGGAGGLGDEAILALHRFGSADLRPDLAILLDVDEGQVARRLAARDGIESDAIGGRGEDYHRAVAATFRSLAEADPQGFATVDGEGDPSAVHARVLAALAPLLAKEAG, encoded by the coding sequence ATGACGGCTGCGCGCGGACGGTTCATCGTCTTCGAGGGCGGGGAGGGGACCGGCAAGTCGACCCAGGCCCGCCTGCTTGCAGAAGCGTTGGAGGCGCGCGGGATCGCGGCTGAAATAACGCGCGAGCCGGGCGGCACTCCGGGGGCGGAAGCGATCCGCGGTCTCCTGCTTGCTCCCCCCGGTGAAGGCTGGACGCGCGAGGCAGAGGCGCTGTTGTTCGCAGCCGCCCGCGCCGATCACGTCGCACGGCGGATCGTCCCCGCGCTGGAGGCGGGGCGCTGGGTGATTTGCGATCGCTTCATCGATTCGAGCAGGGCCTATCAGGGCGGGGCAGGCGGACTGGGCGACGAGGCGATCCTTGCGCTCCACAGGTTCGGCAGCGCCGACCTGCGACCTGATCTCGCGATCCTGCTCGACGTCGACGAGGGTCAGGTCGCACGCCGCCTCGCCGCGCGCGACGGGATCGAGAGCGATGCCATCGGTGGACGAGGCGAGGATTATCATCGCGCGGTCGCGGCCACCTTCCGGAGCCTCGCCGAAGCCGATCCGCAAGGCTTCGCAACGGTAGACGGCGAGGGCGATCCGAGCGCCGTCCATGCCCGCGTCCTCGCCGCACTCGCGCCCTTGCTGGCGAAGGAGGCCGGCTGA
- a CDS encoding D-alanyl-D-alanine carboxypeptidase family protein, with translation MRSHGLIALALAAVALCVAPAGTAQESRRASPAIPPESEVPIALMVDISSGQVLHERNARRRFVPASITKAMSAYVAFELIEEGRLDPAQVMTIRPDTWREWHSKGSTMWLPADARVRVDDLLMGLMTVSANDGAIVLAEGAAGSVEGWAALMNEKARELGMTDSHFANPNGWMDEGRTFTSARDLALLAEAMIRRHPEKFRRYIGNANFTYNDITQRNHDPLIGRVRGADGIKTGFTNEAGFGFLGTVKRGSQRLVLVTAGVDRGDVRDGWARRYVQWGFSAFERRRLFEKGAVVGDARVQGGSARRIALVTDRPVEISIPRGREADISVKVLYDGPLRAPLVSGSAIATLQIDVPGMDTARIPLLAAETVKPAGPIDRIVNAFAGWLG, from the coding sequence ATGAGATCACATGGATTGATAGCCCTTGCGCTGGCGGCAGTGGCGCTGTGCGTGGCTCCCGCCGGGACAGCTCAGGAAAGCAGGCGGGCTTCTCCCGCCATCCCGCCCGAGAGCGAGGTGCCGATCGCGCTGATGGTCGACATTTCATCGGGCCAGGTGCTGCACGAACGCAATGCGCGCCGCCGTTTCGTGCCCGCCTCCATCACCAAGGCGATGAGCGCCTATGTCGCCTTCGAACTGATCGAGGAAGGCAGGCTCGATCCGGCGCAGGTGATGACGATCCGGCCGGACACGTGGCGCGAATGGCATTCGAAGGGGTCGACCATGTGGCTGCCCGCCGATGCGCGGGTCAGGGTCGACGATCTGCTCATGGGTCTGATGACGGTCTCTGCCAATGACGGGGCCATCGTTCTGGCCGAAGGTGCCGCCGGCTCGGTCGAGGGTTGGGCCGCGCTCATGAACGAAAAGGCGCGCGAACTGGGCATGACGGACAGCCATTTCGCCAATCCCAATGGCTGGATGGACGAAGGCCGAACCTTCACCAGCGCAAGGGACCTCGCCCTGCTCGCCGAGGCGATGATCCGCCGCCATCCGGAGAAATTCAGGCGCTATATCGGCAATGCGAATTTCACCTACAACGACATCACCCAGCGCAACCACGATCCCCTGATCGGGCGGGTCAGGGGCGCTGACGGGATCAAGACCGGTTTCACGAACGAGGCGGGTTTCGGCTTCCTCGGGACCGTGAAGCGCGGCTCGCAGCGACTGGTGCTGGTCACCGCCGGGGTCGATCGCGGCGACGTGCGCGATGGATGGGCGCGGCGCTATGTCCAATGGGGCTTTTCCGCCTTCGAGCGGCGCCGGCTGTTCGAAAAGGGCGCTGTCGTTGGCGACGCCCGGGTGCAGGGCGGGTCCGCACGCCGGATCGCGCTCGTGACGGATCGTCCGGTCGAGATCAGCATACCGCGCGGGCGCGAAGCGGATATCTCGGTGAAGGTGCTTTACGACGGCCCCCTGCGCGCGCCTTTGGTTTCCGGCAGCGCGATCGCCACGCTCCAGATCGACGTCCCGGGCATGGATACGGCGCGCATTCCGCTCCTCGCCGCAGAAACGGTGAAACCTGCCGGCCCGATCGACCGGATCGTCAACGCCTTCGCCGGATGGCTCGGGTGA
- the metG gene encoding methionine--tRNA ligase, with amino-acid sequence MAETDNSPFYITTAISYPNGRPHIGHAYEAIAADVIARFQRLRGREVRFQTGTDEHGLKMARKAAEQGRTARDLADEMSGYFREMCDALDVSHDRFIRTVEDDHHRASQAIWERMAEEGDLYLDRYEGWYSVRDEAYYDESELVEGEGGEKLSPQGTPVEWTVEESWFFRLSKYEKPLLDLLRTPGFLEPASRRNEMIAFVEQGLRDLSVSRTSFDWGVKVPGSDNHVMYVWVDALTNYITGLGFPDDTQEMRKFWPADLHLIGKDIVRFHTIYWPAFLMSANLPVPKKVFGHGFLLNRGQKESKSVGNVTNPLDLAEAFGVDPLRYFLMREVAFGQDGSYSPEAIVTRANAELANSFGNLAQRTLSMIAKNMDGHLEAFDPAEADRKLLSQVGDACSRELPEAFEALSFSTGIEAWLRAVYACNQYVDEQAPWTLRKTDPDRMKVVLQTLFMALRDLAIAVQPVVPGKAADLLDQLGVPGDERGYANLKDADWYRRLVMAGFTVGKPTPIFPRLELPEAAAEGAA; translated from the coding sequence ATGGCTGAGACCGACAACTCCCCTTTCTACATCACCACCGCGATCAGCTACCCCAATGGCCGGCCCCATATCGGCCATGCCTACGAGGCGATCGCGGCCGATGTCATCGCGCGTTTCCAGCGGCTGCGCGGACGCGAGGTCCGTTTTCAGACGGGGACCGACGAGCACGGGCTCAAAATGGCTCGCAAGGCCGCCGAACAGGGCCGCACGGCGCGCGACCTGGCAGATGAAATGTCAGGCTATTTCCGCGAGATGTGCGACGCTCTTGATGTGAGCCATGACCGCTTCATCCGCACGGTCGAAGACGATCACCACCGCGCCAGCCAGGCGATCTGGGAGCGGATGGCCGAGGAGGGCGACCTCTATCTCGACCGCTACGAAGGCTGGTATTCGGTCCGCGACGAGGCCTATTACGACGAGAGCGAACTCGTGGAGGGCGAGGGAGGCGAGAAGCTGTCGCCGCAGGGCACGCCGGTCGAATGGACGGTCGAGGAAAGCTGGTTCTTCCGCCTTTCCAAATACGAAAAGCCGCTGTTGGACCTTTTGAGGACACCCGGCTTCCTCGAACCGGCAAGCCGGCGCAACGAAATGATTGCCTTCGTGGAACAGGGACTGCGCGATCTGTCGGTGAGCCGCACCAGTTTCGACTGGGGGGTCAAGGTGCCGGGCTCCGACAATCACGTGATGTATGTCTGGGTCGATGCGCTGACCAACTACATCACCGGCCTCGGCTTTCCCGATGACACCCAGGAAATGCGCAAGTTCTGGCCCGCCGATCTTCACCTGATCGGCAAGGACATCGTGCGCTTCCATACGATCTACTGGCCCGCCTTCCTGATGAGCGCGAACCTACCCGTGCCGAAGAAGGTGTTCGGTCACGGCTTCCTGCTCAATCGCGGGCAGAAGGAATCGAAATCGGTCGGCAACGTGACGAACCCGCTCGATCTCGCCGAGGCCTTCGGCGTCGACCCATTGCGCTATTTCCTGATGCGCGAAGTCGCCTTCGGTCAGGACGGATCCTATTCGCCCGAAGCTATCGTCACCCGGGCCAATGCCGAACTCGCGAACAGCTTCGGCAATCTCGCTCAGCGTACGCTTTCGATGATTGCGAAGAACATGGACGGCCATCTCGAGGCGTTCGATCCGGCCGAGGCCGATCGCAAGCTGCTTTCCCAGGTCGGGGACGCCTGTTCCCGCGAGCTTCCCGAAGCGTTCGAGGCGTTGTCCTTCTCCACCGGCATCGAAGCGTGGCTGCGCGCGGTCTATGCCTGCAACCAATATGTGGACGAACAGGCGCCCTGGACGCTGCGCAAGACCGATCCCGATCGGATGAAGGTCGTTCTCCAGACGCTGTTCATGGCCCTGCGAGACCTTGCCATCGCGGTCCAGCCCGTGGTGCCGGGAAAGGCCGCGGACCTGCTCGATCAACTCGGCGTACCCGGCGATGAGCGCGGCTACGCCAATCTCAAGGATGCCGACTGGTATCGTCGCCTTGTGATGGCGGGTTTCACCGTGGGCAAACCGACACCGATCTTCCCGCGGCTCGAACTGCCGGAGGCGGCGGCCGAGGGGGCTGCGTGA
- a CDS encoding TatD family hydrolase, with translation MLVDSHCHLEYKGLVEDQQGVLARAREAGVGAFLNISTKKSEWEQVVGTAIREIDVFASVGIHPHEADDHADLGRGALLAATDNPRVIGIGETGLDYYYEHSDRETQARLFRMHIDVARETGLPVIIHTRDAEDDTFAILEDEMGKGAFPALIHCFTASEDFGRKVLDLGLTISLSGIVTFKNAKELQEVAAKIPEDRLLVETDSPFLAPVPHRGRPCEPAFVADTARFVAGLRGVDPERLAEQTTANFSRLFTRAML, from the coding sequence ATGCTCGTCGACAGCCATTGCCACCTTGAATACAAAGGCCTCGTCGAGGATCAGCAAGGCGTCCTCGCCCGCGCCCGCGAAGCCGGGGTCGGGGCCTTTCTCAACATCTCGACGAAGAAGTCGGAATGGGAACAGGTCGTCGGTACCGCGATCCGCGAAATCGACGTGTTCGCAAGCGTCGGCATCCACCCGCACGAGGCCGATGACCACGCCGATCTTGGCCGCGGCGCGCTGCTGGCGGCCACCGACAACCCGCGCGTTATCGGGATCGGTGAAACCGGGCTCGACTATTATTACGAACATTCCGACCGCGAAACGCAGGCGCGCCTCTTCCGCATGCACATCGACGTCGCGCGCGAAACCGGCCTTCCGGTCATCATCCATACGCGCGATGCCGAGGACGACACCTTTGCTATCCTCGAAGACGAAATGGGGAAGGGGGCCTTCCCCGCGCTGATCCACTGTTTCACGGCTTCGGAGGATTTCGGGCGCAAGGTGCTGGATCTGGGCCTCACGATCTCGTTGTCGGGGATCGTCACCTTCAAGAACGCCAAGGAGCTGCAGGAGGTCGCTGCGAAGATCCCCGAGGACCGCCTGCTGGTGGAGACGGACAGCCCCTTTCTTGCGCCAGTTCCCCATCGCGGCAGGCCATGCGAACCGGCATTCGTCGCGGATACGGCGCGGTTCGTGGCAGGACTGCGCGGCGTCGATCCTGAACGGCTGGCAGAGCAGACCACGGCGAACTTCTCACGACTTTTCACGCGGGCAATGCTGTGA
- a CDS encoding DNA polymerase III subunit delta', translating into MGAKVDWPNHERAWREWRTASGGTRMHHGWMLAGKRGLGKHDFALAAAAELVAEAGVPQPADPANHPDIIVLTYGPKDDKAEKAAAEGKPYDRARSIRIKQIRAMQRRLTTRPTLGARRVVIVDPADDLERAAANALLKSLEEPPQGTFFLLVTHAPARLLPTIRSRCRVLRFPPLSDAQLSAMLDAAGASSDPASRSAALKAAEGSFGAAQRFAEQDLGPLARVMEGLLDGADPAMTGRGELARLIGPRADRERLQATFDLAQAMVASRARETGSNARRGALVEAHSRLVRLAGEAPTHNYDTGLLALEIGTLLVEASAASEPADG; encoded by the coding sequence ATGGGCGCAAAGGTCGACTGGCCGAACCACGAGCGTGCGTGGCGCGAATGGCGCACGGCCAGCGGCGGCACACGGATGCATCACGGCTGGATGCTCGCTGGGAAAAGAGGGCTCGGAAAGCACGATTTCGCTCTTGCCGCCGCAGCCGAACTGGTCGCGGAAGCGGGCGTTCCGCAGCCGGCCGATCCCGCCAACCACCCCGACATCATCGTGCTTACCTACGGCCCGAAAGACGACAAGGCCGAAAAGGCCGCCGCCGAGGGCAAGCCCTACGATCGCGCGCGCAGCATCCGCATCAAGCAGATCCGCGCGATGCAGCGCCGCCTGACCACGCGGCCCACGCTGGGCGCGCGGCGCGTGGTCATTGTCGATCCGGCGGACGATCTTGAACGGGCCGCCGCCAACGCGCTTCTCAAGAGCCTGGAGGAACCGCCGCAGGGGACGTTCTTCCTGCTTGTCACCCATGCGCCTGCGCGGCTTCTGCCGACTATCCGTTCGCGTTGCAGGGTGCTGCGTTTCCCTCCGCTTAGCGACGCACAACTCTCCGCCATGCTCGATGCCGCCGGCGCGAGTTCCGACCCGGCAAGCCGCAGCGCGGCCCTGAAGGCGGCCGAAGGGTCGTTCGGAGCAGCGCAGCGTTTCGCCGAGCAGGATCTCGGCCCGCTCGCGCGCGTGATGGAGGGGCTTCTGGACGGGGCCGATCCCGCCATGACCGGGCGCGGCGAACTTGCCCGCCTGATCGGCCCGCGCGCCGACCGCGAGCGGCTGCAGGCAACTTTCGACCTCGCCCAGGCCATGGTCGCGTCACGGGCCAGGGAAACCGGCTCGAACGCCAGGCGCGGTGCGCTCGTGGAGGCCCACTCCAGACTTGTCCGGCTCGCTGGAGAGGCGCCGACCCACAATTACGACACGGGCCTTCTGGCGCTCGAGATCGGGACCTTGCTTGTCGAGGCAAGCGCGGCTAGCGAGCCTGCCGATGGCTGA